Within the Sporohalobacter salinus genome, the region TATCGAGAAACTAGAGCGTCAAATTCATAAATATAAGACAAGAATCAACCGTAAAATTAAAGAAGAAAGAAGAGAATTAAAGGCTGATTTAGCAGAGGTGAATCTTCTGGATGAAGATGAAGAAGATGATGAGCCGGAGATTGTTAGAACCAAGCGTTTTGCTATGAAGCCGATGAATGTTGAGGAAGCAGTAATGCAGATGGAACTGCTTGATCATGACTTCTTTGTTTTCTTAAATTCAGCTTCCGAAGAGGTAAATGTTGTTTATAAACGAAATGCTGGAGATTACGGTTTGATTGAGCCAACTTTAGGTTAAATAAATTTTAAAAATAATGTGATATCAAGGCTAGTTTGGATTTATTCCAAGCTAGCCCTTTTTAATTTTTGAATTTGCTCTGACTATAATTGAGTGATATAATTGAAAAGGAAAACAATAGGAGTATTAAAAAAGGGTGATAATTAATGCTTGGTTTTTTGAAGAAATGGTTATTTAAA harbors:
- the hpf gene encoding ribosome hibernation-promoting factor, HPF/YfiA family; protein product: MKFIIRGKNIEVTDALKQYTEEKIGKIEKYFDDLPIEARISLEVEKERHIVEVTVYIDGLIIRGEEVTGDMYASIDGVIEKLERQIHKYKTRINRKIKEERRELKADLAEVNLLDEDEEDDEPEIVRTKRFAMKPMNVEEAVMQMELLDHDFFVFLNSASEEVNVVYKRNAGDYGLIEPTLG